From a region of the Castanea sativa cultivar Marrone di Chiusa Pesio chromosome 10, ASM4071231v1 genome:
- the LOC142612810 gene encoding non-specific lipid transfer protein GPI-anchored 7 produces MGNQNLATLMSIFVVVLMMVTMAKAQTADCASKLVPCANYINSTTPPASCCNPIKEAVDTQLPCLCGLYSSPGVLKAFGITVDQALNLTRACGISTDLSKCNATAPSPSSGSVPPPGVPGNGAGRVAWTGFSTLFFFLASMMFY; encoded by the exons atgGGTAACCAAAATTTGGCCACTTTGATGAGCATATTTGTGGTGGTATTGATGATGGTTACAATGGCAAAGGCACAGACAGCAGATTGTGCATCGAAGCTGGTTCCATGTGCAAACTACATAAACTCAACAACCCCACCAGCCAGTTGCTGTAACCCAATCAAAGAAGCCGTGGACACCCAGCTTCCTTGTCTCTGTGGCCTCTACTCCTCCCCTGGTGTGCTTAAGGCTTTCGGCATCACCGTTGATCAAGCTCTCAATCTCACCCGTGCCTGTGGTATCAGCACAGATCTCAGTAAATGCAATg CTACAGCTCCATCTCCGTCTTCTGGGTCTGTACCACCTCCAG GAGTACCTGGCAATGGAGCAGGCAGGGTTGCGTGGACTGGCTTTTCaactttattcttcttcttggctTCTATGATGTTCTATTAG